One region of Quercus lobata isolate SW786 chromosome 2, ValleyOak3.0 Primary Assembly, whole genome shotgun sequence genomic DNA includes:
- the LOC115966793 gene encoding uncharacterized protein LOC115966793: MAGDPLKRNQNLYWAYHQEPGHTTNDCKNLKNHLDRLVLEGKLRHLLHRPEQSNVETRQGTLRPPIGTINVILVAPGRTGSSPFRVMSVGRFPIEPDERESKRAKVSATPLIGFTEEDKQGTLQPQDDALVVTLRIGGYDVKRVLIDQGSAVEVMYPDLYKGLNLKPEDLSPYDSPLVSFEGKIVIPKDMIRLPVQTDSDVVKVNFIVVDAYSPYTAIVAQPWLHALGAVPSTLHQKVKYPSGGQVKEIIGNQGIARQCMVSAISR; the protein is encoded by the coding sequence ATGGCAGGCGACCCCTTAAAACGCAATCAGAATCTGTACTGGGCGTACCACCAGGAGCCCGGTCACACCACCAACGATTGCAAGAATCTAAAAAACCATTTGGATCGGCTTGTCCTAGAAGGAAAGTTGAGGCATCTATTGCACCGCCCTGAACAGTCAAATGTCGAAACCAGACAAGGCACATtgaggccacccattggcacaatCAATGTCATTCTTGTCGCACCTGGGAGGACCGGTTCTAGCCCTTTTAGAGTAATGTCAGTGGGCAGGTTCCCGATTGAGCCAGATGAAAGGGAATCCAAGAGAGCCAAAGTGAGTGCCACGCCATTGATCGGGTTCACGGAGGAAGACAAGCAAGGAACCCTTCAACCCCAAGACGATGCCCTAGTTGTCACGCTTAGAATAGGAGGttatgacgtgaaaagggtgttaaTTGATCAAGGCAGCGCCGTGGAGGTAATGTACCCCGATTTGTATAAGGGGTTGAACTTGAAGCCAGAAGACTTGTCACCATACGATTCCCCTCTGGTCAGCTTCGAAGGAAAAATCGTCATCCCGAAAGACATGATTAGGCTGCCTGTGCAAACAGACTCAGACGTGGTAAAGGTGAACTTCATTGTCGTAGATGCATACTCCCCCTACACAGCTATTGTGGCCCAACCGTGGCTTCATGCACTAGGGGCTGTGCCAtcaaccttgcaccaaaaagtgaagtatccGTCAGGAGGTCAAGTCAAAGAAATAATAGGGAATCAAGGAATagctaggcaatgcatggttTCGGCAATCTCACGATGA